Proteins from a genomic interval of Heteronotia binoei isolate CCM8104 ecotype False Entrance Well chromosome 7, APGP_CSIRO_Hbin_v1, whole genome shotgun sequence:
- the DUSP22 gene encoding dual specificity protein phosphatase 22, with amino-acid sequence MGNGMNKILPGLFLGNFKDARDTEQLKRNNITHILSIHDSARPMLEGVKYLCIPAADSPSQNLARHFKESIEFIHECRLRGESCLVHCLAGVSRSATLVVAYIMTITNFGWEDALSVVRASRSCANPNTGFQRQLEEFEKNCVAQHREWLRAEYGDPSLQDEQEAKELLQKYKAHAAAQLNPPGRQWDSNFSSVASLSMTAPQ; translated from the exons ATGCTCGTGACACTGAACAACTGAAACGGAACAACATTACACACATCCTTTCAATCCATGACAGCGCTAGACCTATGCTTGAG GGAGTGAAGTATCTGTGTATCCCTGCTGCTGATTCACCCTCACAGAATTT AGCCAGACACTTCAAAGAAAGTATTGAATTTATCCACGAATGCCGGCTTAGGGGCGAAAGCTGTCTCGTGCACTG CCTTGCTGGTGTTTCCAGAAGTGCCACATTGGTTGTGGCCTACATTATGACTATCACCAACTTTGGCTGGGAGGATGCCTTGTCAGTGGTGCGCGCATCAAGATCATGTGCCAATCCTAACACTGGATTCCAGCGGCAGCTAGAGGAGTTTGAGAAAAACTGTGTTGCTCAG CATAGAGAGTGGCTCAGAGCGGAGTATGGCGACCCCTCTTTGCAAGATGAACaagaggcaaaggagctcctgcagaaGTACAAAGCACATGCAGCTGCGCAGCTGAATCCCCCGGGAAGGCAGTGGGACAGTAACTTTTCATCAGTGGCCTCCTTGTCGATGACAGCTCCTCAGTAG